The following are encoded together in the Oscarella lobularis chromosome 10, ooOscLobu1.1, whole genome shotgun sequence genome:
- the LOC136192397 gene encoding ATPase family gene 2 protein homolog A-like isoform X1: MPPKSKKASKRRTLEWISSPTRANCLVPGYANVDGAAEEGNSESTIHSGILDAIVGKLHETLLSDNTPKRADFIYINPSTQQKCHFGIGDPVLLYRRSLERSTLCVAFPWPVAKVPLDSMSFFESVDYSDQVFRSGVDVSIGVVTRENCQVDPGDSVCIAKLSCPVPIADSLRLTLMYIIIKLGEPACLSSHSNLIRKDGDPAPNEKIFLDYLKYHLEGRILLPGNCVQVNHYGKPRKFVVTDVDGANGCMNGEELMGWTDQISMSTPVKSPEYDESEISISTQLSSFHLDSEQDLDDPLPSSPSSPLPRLAFAYKIGSRTNVILGSNDSNRQGPTINPIGYNDIGGLEGPIQQIRETVELPLKAPKLFSSLGVSPPRGVLLHGPTGTGKSLLARAVAFESKAYVVAIEGPEVMSRYFGETEARLRELFQEASSNSPAIVLIDELDALCPSRDAVLSDFEKRVVATLCTLMDGVSSDKPEMSRVVIVAATSRLDAVDPALRRPGRFDREIEIGIPTAVDRLQIMKTLLRTVPHCLSDCNLEEIADLAHGHVGADLAAVCKEAALAALKRALKDVDFSEIDASYELPDGSATITFEDIKSGLRQVRPSAMREVVVDVPKVYWTDVGGQDHVKQKLKEAIEWPLRHPEAFSRLGIEPPRGLLMYGPPGCSKTLIAKALATESGLNFISVKGPELLSQWVGESEKAVRQVFKKARAAAPSVVFFDEIDALAIHRGSDGSSVGDRVLSQILTEMDGVEPLKDVIILAATNRPDMIDKVISEVLCMDHFSLDRSLSRLFCVPVGLTRSSTCLCRTEQRDEPFLKYNFVKFRREATSRLMTCRKKQKITREQRCVTLHLSSYCKSLYQIAAICREAALCAMREDIGTSVVMAKHFDAALTHVLPQTSMETIRQFEHFAKHREQHLINK; the protein is encoded by the exons ATGCCGCCCAAGTCgaaaaaagcgtcgaaacgacgcacTTTAGAGtggatttcgtcgccgaccCGCGCAAATTGCCTAGTTCCAGGATATgcaaacgtcgacggagcGGCAGAGGAAGGAAACAGCGAATCAACAATACATTCCGGGATACTAGACGCAATAGTGGGCAAACTTCACGAAA CCCTCCTATCCGACAATACCCCAAAGAGAGCCGACTTCATCTACATCAACCCGTCGACGCAACAGAAGTGCCACTTTGGCATAGGAGACCCCGTACTTCTTTATAGGCGTTCACTAGAAAGATCG ACGCTCTGCGTTGCGTTTCCTTGGCCTGTAGCTAAAGTTCCTTTAGACAGTATGTCGTTCTTTGAATCAGTGGATTACTCTGACCAGGTCTTCCGTTCGGGGGTAGATGTTAGTATTGGGGTGGTTACTCGAGAAAATTGCCAAGTCGATCCTGGAGATTCAGTCTGCATAGCCAAGCTTTCGTGTCCCGTGCCGATAGCCGATAGTCTCAGGCTGACACTGATGTACATAATAATTAAGCTTGGCGAGCCTGCCTGTCTGTCTTCTCATTCTAATCTTATTAGAAAGGACGGCGATCCCGCGCCTAATGAAAAGATCTTCTTGGACTATCTGAAGTATCATTTGG AGGGTCGAATCTTGTTGCCTGGCAACTGCGTACAGGTAAATCACTATGGCAAACCTAGGAAATTTGTGGTTACCGACGTGGACGGGGCAAACGGTTGTATGAACGGAGAGGAGCTGATGGGTTGGACTGATCAGATCTCAATGTCGACTCCCGTTAAGTCGCCTGAATATGATGAATCCgaaatttcgatttcgactCAACTCTCTTCGTTTCACCTAGACTCAGAGCAAGACt TAGACgatcctcttccttcttctccttcttctcctcttcctcggcTTGCTTTTGCATATAAAATCGGCAGCAGAACGAACGTGATTCTCGGTAGCAACGATTCCAACCGACAAGGTCCAACGATCAATCCCATCGGATACAACGACATTGGCGGCTTGGAGGGTCCCATTCAACAGATCAGAGAAACGGTGGAACTTCCGCTAAAGGCACCCAAACTATTCTCCTCTTTAG GTGTTTCTCCTCCGCGCGGAGTTCTTCTGCACGGGCCTACGGGCACGGGAAAGAGTCTCTTAGCTAGGGCCGTTGCATTTGAATCTAAAGCCTACGTAGTCGCTATCGAAGGGCCTGAAGTAATGAGTCG ATACTTTGGTGAAACGGAAGCGAGACTAAGAGAACTATTCCAGGAAGCATCGTCCAA CTCTCCAGCCATCGTCTTGATTGACGAGCTCGACGCACTCTGTCCCAGTCGCGACGCGGTGTTGAGTGATTTCGAAAAAAGAGTCGTTGCCACGTTGTGCACGCTCATGGACGGCGTATCATCG GATAAACCCGAAATGAGTCGCGTTGTAATCGTTGCCGCCACGAGCCGACTCGATGCCGTCGATCCGGCTCTGCGTCGACCGGGACGCTTCGACAGAGAAATAGAAATAGGAATACCTACCGCGGTCGATCGACTTCAG ATCATGAAGACGCTCTTGAGGACCGTTCCTCATTGCCTATCCGATTGCAATCTCGAAGAAATTGCTGATTTAGCACACGGACACGTCGGCGCAGATTTGGCTGCTGTGTGCAAAGAAG CTGCTCTTGCTGCACTGAAACGCGCACTGAAGGACGTTGACTTTAGTGAG ATTGATGCCAGCTATGAACTTCCAGACGGTTCCGCTACGATCACGTTCGAAGACATCAAAAGTGGCCTCAGACAGGTTCGGCCCAGTGCGATGAGGGAAGTGGTAGTAGACGTACCAAAG GTGTATTGGACAGACGTCGGAGGCCAGGACCACGTGAAACAGAAACTGAAGGAAGCAATAGAGTGGCCACTTAGGCATCCAGAA GCTTTTTCTCGACTAGGCATAGAACCGCCGAGAGGACTTCTGATGTACGGGCCGCCCGGCTGTAGCAAAACTCTCATAGCCAAAGCTCTGGCTACAGAGAGTGGTCTCAATTTCATATCAGTCAAG GGACCGGAATTGCTGAGCCAATGGGTTGGCGAGTCTGAAAAAGCAGTGAGACAA GTATTCAAAAAGGCAAGAGCGGCTGCTCCTTCTGTCGtattttttgacgaaatcgacgcgctgGCTATTCACAGAGGAAG TGACGGTAGCAGCGTGGGCGATCGCGTCCTTTCTCAAATTCTTACCGAAATGGATGGAGTTGAGCCTCTGAAAGACGTCATCATCTTGGCGGCTACGAATCGGCCCGACATGATTGACAAAGTGATATCCGAAGTGTTGTGTATGGACCATTTTTCTCTGGATCGCTCTCTTTCTAGGCTCTTCTGCGTCCCGGTAGGCTTGACCAGATCGTCTACGTGCCTTTGCCGGACAGAGCAACGAGACGAGCCATTTTTGAAATACAATTTCGTAAAATTCCGTCGGGAAGCGACGTCCAGATTGATGACCTGTCGgaaaaaacagaaaattaCTCGGGAGCAGAGGTGCGTTACTTTGCATCTTTCATCCTATTGCAAATCTCTTTATCAGATTGCTGCCATTTGCCGCGAGGCGGCTTTGTGCGCCATGAGAGAAGACATAGGCACTTCCGTGGTCATGGCCAAGCACTTTGACGCCGCTTTAACTCACGTTTTACCTCAGACTTCAATGGAAACGATTCGTCAATTCGAACATTTTGCCAAACATCGGGAACAAcacctaataaataaatga
- the LOC136192397 gene encoding ATPase family gene 2 protein homolog A-like isoform X6 — translation MPPKSKKASKRRTLEWISSPTRANCLVPGYANVDGAAEEGNSESTIHSGILDAIVGKLHETLLSDNTPKRADFIYINPSTQQKCHFGIGDPVLLYRRSLERSTLCVAFPWPVAKVPLDNVSIGVVTRENCQVDPGDSVCIAKLSCPVPIADSLRLTLIKDGDPAPNEKIFLDYLKYHLEGRILLPGNCVQVNHYGKPRKFVVTDVDGANGCMNGEELMGWTDQISMSTPVKSPEYDESEISISTQLSSFHLDSEQDLDDPLPSSPSSPLPRLAFAYKIGSRTNVILGSNDSNRQGPTINPIGYNDIGGLEGPIQQIRETVELPLKAPKLFSSLGVSPPRGVLLHGPTGTGKSLLARAVAFESKAYVVAIEGPEVMSRYFGETEARLRELFQEASSNSPAIVLIDELDALCPSRDAVLSDFEKRVVATLCTLMDGVSSDKPEMSRVVIVAATSRLDAVDPALRRPGRFDREIEIGIPTAVDRLQIMKTLLRTVPHCLSDCNLEEIADLAHGHVGADLAAVCKEAALAALKRALKDVDFSEIDASYELPDGSATITFEDIKSGLRQVRPSAMREVVVDVPKVYWTDVGGQDHVKQKLKEAIEWPLRHPEAFSRLGIEPPRGLLMYGPPGCSKTLIAKALATESGLNFISVKGPELLSQWVGESEKAVRQVFKKARAAAPSVVFFDEIDALAIHRGSDGSSVGDRVLSQILTEMDGVEPLKDVIILAATNRPDMIDKVISEVLCMDHFSLDRSLSRLFCVPVGLTRSSTCLCRTEQRDEPFLKYNFVKFRREATSRLMTCRKKQKITREQRCVTLHLSSYCKSLYQIAAICREAALCAMREDIGTSVVMAKHFDAALTHVLPQTSMETIRQFEHFAKHREQHLINK, via the exons ATGCCGCCCAAGTCgaaaaaagcgtcgaaacgacgcacTTTAGAGtggatttcgtcgccgaccCGCGCAAATTGCCTAGTTCCAGGATATgcaaacgtcgacggagcGGCAGAGGAAGGAAACAGCGAATCAACAATACATTCCGGGATACTAGACGCAATAGTGGGCAAACTTCACGAAA CCCTCCTATCCGACAATACCCCAAAGAGAGCCGACTTCATCTACATCAACCCGTCGACGCAACAGAAGTGCCACTTTGGCATAGGAGACCCCGTACTTCTTTATAGGCGTTCACTAGAAAGATCG ACGCTCTGCGTTGCGTTTCCTTGGCCTGTAGCTAAAGTTCCTTTAGACA ATGTTAGTATTGGGGTGGTTACTCGAGAAAATTGCCAAGTCGATCCTGGAGATTCAGTCTGCATAGCCAAGCTTTCGTGTCCCGTGCCGATAGCCGATAGTCTCAGGCTGACACTGAT AAAGGACGGCGATCCCGCGCCTAATGAAAAGATCTTCTTGGACTATCTGAAGTATCATTTGG AGGGTCGAATCTTGTTGCCTGGCAACTGCGTACAGGTAAATCACTATGGCAAACCTAGGAAATTTGTGGTTACCGACGTGGACGGGGCAAACGGTTGTATGAACGGAGAGGAGCTGATGGGTTGGACTGATCAGATCTCAATGTCGACTCCCGTTAAGTCGCCTGAATATGATGAATCCgaaatttcgatttcgactCAACTCTCTTCGTTTCACCTAGACTCAGAGCAAGACt TAGACgatcctcttccttcttctccttcttctcctcttcctcggcTTGCTTTTGCATATAAAATCGGCAGCAGAACGAACGTGATTCTCGGTAGCAACGATTCCAACCGACAAGGTCCAACGATCAATCCCATCGGATACAACGACATTGGCGGCTTGGAGGGTCCCATTCAACAGATCAGAGAAACGGTGGAACTTCCGCTAAAGGCACCCAAACTATTCTCCTCTTTAG GTGTTTCTCCTCCGCGCGGAGTTCTTCTGCACGGGCCTACGGGCACGGGAAAGAGTCTCTTAGCTAGGGCCGTTGCATTTGAATCTAAAGCCTACGTAGTCGCTATCGAAGGGCCTGAAGTAATGAGTCG ATACTTTGGTGAAACGGAAGCGAGACTAAGAGAACTATTCCAGGAAGCATCGTCCAA CTCTCCAGCCATCGTCTTGATTGACGAGCTCGACGCACTCTGTCCCAGTCGCGACGCGGTGTTGAGTGATTTCGAAAAAAGAGTCGTTGCCACGTTGTGCACGCTCATGGACGGCGTATCATCG GATAAACCCGAAATGAGTCGCGTTGTAATCGTTGCCGCCACGAGCCGACTCGATGCCGTCGATCCGGCTCTGCGTCGACCGGGACGCTTCGACAGAGAAATAGAAATAGGAATACCTACCGCGGTCGATCGACTTCAG ATCATGAAGACGCTCTTGAGGACCGTTCCTCATTGCCTATCCGATTGCAATCTCGAAGAAATTGCTGATTTAGCACACGGACACGTCGGCGCAGATTTGGCTGCTGTGTGCAAAGAAG CTGCTCTTGCTGCACTGAAACGCGCACTGAAGGACGTTGACTTTAGTGAG ATTGATGCCAGCTATGAACTTCCAGACGGTTCCGCTACGATCACGTTCGAAGACATCAAAAGTGGCCTCAGACAGGTTCGGCCCAGTGCGATGAGGGAAGTGGTAGTAGACGTACCAAAG GTGTATTGGACAGACGTCGGAGGCCAGGACCACGTGAAACAGAAACTGAAGGAAGCAATAGAGTGGCCACTTAGGCATCCAGAA GCTTTTTCTCGACTAGGCATAGAACCGCCGAGAGGACTTCTGATGTACGGGCCGCCCGGCTGTAGCAAAACTCTCATAGCCAAAGCTCTGGCTACAGAGAGTGGTCTCAATTTCATATCAGTCAAG GGACCGGAATTGCTGAGCCAATGGGTTGGCGAGTCTGAAAAAGCAGTGAGACAA GTATTCAAAAAGGCAAGAGCGGCTGCTCCTTCTGTCGtattttttgacgaaatcgacgcgctgGCTATTCACAGAGGAAG TGACGGTAGCAGCGTGGGCGATCGCGTCCTTTCTCAAATTCTTACCGAAATGGATGGAGTTGAGCCTCTGAAAGACGTCATCATCTTGGCGGCTACGAATCGGCCCGACATGATTGACAAAGTGATATCCGAAGTGTTGTGTATGGACCATTTTTCTCTGGATCGCTCTCTTTCTAGGCTCTTCTGCGTCCCGGTAGGCTTGACCAGATCGTCTACGTGCCTTTGCCGGACAGAGCAACGAGACGAGCCATTTTTGAAATACAATTTCGTAAAATTCCGTCGGGAAGCGACGTCCAGATTGATGACCTGTCGgaaaaaacagaaaattaCTCGGGAGCAGAGGTGCGTTACTTTGCATCTTTCATCCTATTGCAAATCTCTTTATCAGATTGCTGCCATTTGCCGCGAGGCGGCTTTGTGCGCCATGAGAGAAGACATAGGCACTTCCGTGGTCATGGCCAAGCACTTTGACGCCGCTTTAACTCACGTTTTACCTCAGACTTCAATGGAAACGATTCGTCAATTCGAACATTTTGCCAAACATCGGGAACAAcacctaataaataaatga
- the LOC136192397 gene encoding ATPase family gene 2 protein homolog A-like isoform X7: MPPKSKKASKRRTLEWISSPTRANCLVPGYANVDGAAEEGNSESTIHSGILDAIVGKLHETLLSDNTPKRADFIYINPSTQQKCHFGIGDPVLLYRRSLERSTLCVAFPWPVAKVPLDNVSIGVVTRENCQVDPGDSVCIAKLSCPVPIADSLRLTLIKDGDPAPNEKIFLDYLKYHLEGRILLPGNCVQVNHYGKPRKFVVTDVDGANGCMNGEELMGWTDQISMSTPVKSPEYDESEISISTQLSSFHLDSEQDYDPLPSSPSSPLPRLAFAYKIGSRTNVILGSNDSNRQGPTINPIGYNDIGGLEGPIQQIRETVELPLKAPKLFSSLGVSPPRGVLLHGPTGTGKSLLARAVAFESKAYVVAIEGPEVMSRYFGETEARLRELFQEASSNSPAIVLIDELDALCPSRDAVLSDFEKRVVATLCTLMDGVSSDKPEMSRVVIVAATSRLDAVDPALRRPGRFDREIEIGIPTAVDRLQIMKTLLRTVPHCLSDCNLEEIADLAHGHVGADLAAVCKEAALAALKRALKDVDFSEIDASYELPDGSATITFEDIKSGLRQVRPSAMREVVVDVPKVYWTDVGGQDHVKQKLKEAIEWPLRHPEAFSRLGIEPPRGLLMYGPPGCSKTLIAKALATESGLNFISVKGPELLSQWVGESEKAVRQVFKKARAAAPSVVFFDEIDALAIHRGSDGSSVGDRVLSQILTEMDGVEPLKDVIILAATNRPDMIDKALLRPGRLDQIVYVPLPDRATRRAIFEIQFRKIPSGSDVQIDDLSEKTENYSGAEIAAICREAALCAMREDIGTSVVMAKHFDAALTHVLPQTSMETIRQFEHFAKHREQHLINK, from the exons ATGCCGCCCAAGTCgaaaaaagcgtcgaaacgacgcacTTTAGAGtggatttcgtcgccgaccCGCGCAAATTGCCTAGTTCCAGGATATgcaaacgtcgacggagcGGCAGAGGAAGGAAACAGCGAATCAACAATACATTCCGGGATACTAGACGCAATAGTGGGCAAACTTCACGAAA CCCTCCTATCCGACAATACCCCAAAGAGAGCCGACTTCATCTACATCAACCCGTCGACGCAACAGAAGTGCCACTTTGGCATAGGAGACCCCGTACTTCTTTATAGGCGTTCACTAGAAAGATCG ACGCTCTGCGTTGCGTTTCCTTGGCCTGTAGCTAAAGTTCCTTTAGACA ATGTTAGTATTGGGGTGGTTACTCGAGAAAATTGCCAAGTCGATCCTGGAGATTCAGTCTGCATAGCCAAGCTTTCGTGTCCCGTGCCGATAGCCGATAGTCTCAGGCTGACACTGAT AAAGGACGGCGATCCCGCGCCTAATGAAAAGATCTTCTTGGACTATCTGAAGTATCATTTGG AGGGTCGAATCTTGTTGCCTGGCAACTGCGTACAGGTAAATCACTATGGCAAACCTAGGAAATTTGTGGTTACCGACGTGGACGGGGCAAACGGTTGTATGAACGGAGAGGAGCTGATGGGTTGGACTGATCAGATCTCAATGTCGACTCCCGTTAAGTCGCCTGAATATGATGAATCCgaaatttcgatttcgactCAACTCTCTTCGTTTCACCTAGACTCAGAGCAAGACt ACgatcctcttccttcttctccttcttctcctcttcctcggcTTGCTTTTGCATATAAAATCGGCAGCAGAACGAACGTGATTCTCGGTAGCAACGATTCCAACCGACAAGGTCCAACGATCAATCCCATCGGATACAACGACATTGGCGGCTTGGAGGGTCCCATTCAACAGATCAGAGAAACGGTGGAACTTCCGCTAAAGGCACCCAAACTATTCTCCTCTTTAG GTGTTTCTCCTCCGCGCGGAGTTCTTCTGCACGGGCCTACGGGCACGGGAAAGAGTCTCTTAGCTAGGGCCGTTGCATTTGAATCTAAAGCCTACGTAGTCGCTATCGAAGGGCCTGAAGTAATGAGTCG ATACTTTGGTGAAACGGAAGCGAGACTAAGAGAACTATTCCAGGAAGCATCGTCCAA CTCTCCAGCCATCGTCTTGATTGACGAGCTCGACGCACTCTGTCCCAGTCGCGACGCGGTGTTGAGTGATTTCGAAAAAAGAGTCGTTGCCACGTTGTGCACGCTCATGGACGGCGTATCATCG GATAAACCCGAAATGAGTCGCGTTGTAATCGTTGCCGCCACGAGCCGACTCGATGCCGTCGATCCGGCTCTGCGTCGACCGGGACGCTTCGACAGAGAAATAGAAATAGGAATACCTACCGCGGTCGATCGACTTCAG ATCATGAAGACGCTCTTGAGGACCGTTCCTCATTGCCTATCCGATTGCAATCTCGAAGAAATTGCTGATTTAGCACACGGACACGTCGGCGCAGATTTGGCTGCTGTGTGCAAAGAAG CTGCTCTTGCTGCACTGAAACGCGCACTGAAGGACGTTGACTTTAGTGAG ATTGATGCCAGCTATGAACTTCCAGACGGTTCCGCTACGATCACGTTCGAAGACATCAAAAGTGGCCTCAGACAGGTTCGGCCCAGTGCGATGAGGGAAGTGGTAGTAGACGTACCAAAG GTGTATTGGACAGACGTCGGAGGCCAGGACCACGTGAAACAGAAACTGAAGGAAGCAATAGAGTGGCCACTTAGGCATCCAGAA GCTTTTTCTCGACTAGGCATAGAACCGCCGAGAGGACTTCTGATGTACGGGCCGCCCGGCTGTAGCAAAACTCTCATAGCCAAAGCTCTGGCTACAGAGAGTGGTCTCAATTTCATATCAGTCAAG GGACCGGAATTGCTGAGCCAATGGGTTGGCGAGTCTGAAAAAGCAGTGAGACAA GTATTCAAAAAGGCAAGAGCGGCTGCTCCTTCTGTCGtattttttgacgaaatcgacgcgctgGCTATTCACAGAGGAAG TGACGGTAGCAGCGTGGGCGATCGCGTCCTTTCTCAAATTCTTACCGAAATGGATGGAGTTGAGCCTCTGAAAGACGTCATCATCTTGGCGGCTACGAATCGGCCCGACATGATTGACAAA GCTCTTCTGCGTCCCGGTAGGCTTGACCAGATCGTCTACGTGCCTTTGCCGGACAGAGCAACGAGACGAGCCATTTTTGAAATACAATTTCGTAAAATTCCGTCGGGAAGCGACGTCCAGATTGATGACCTGTCGgaaaaaacagaaaattaCTCGGGAGCAGAG ATTGCTGCCATTTGCCGCGAGGCGGCTTTGTGCGCCATGAGAGAAGACATAGGCACTTCCGTGGTCATGGCCAAGCACTTTGACGCCGCTTTAACTCACGTTTTACCTCAGACTTCAATGGAAACGATTCGTCAATTCGAACATTTTGCCAAACATCGGGAACAAcacctaataaataaatga
- the LOC136192397 gene encoding ATPase family gene 2 protein homolog A-like isoform X2: MPPKSKKASKRRTLEWISSPTRANCLVPGYANVDGAAEEGNSESTIHSGILDAIVGKLHETLLSDNTPKRADFIYINPSTQQKCHFGIGDPVLLYRRSLERSTLCVAFPWPVAKVPLDSMSFFESVDYSDQVFRSGVDVSIGVVTRENCQVDPGDSVCIAKLSCPVPIADSLRLTLMYIIIKLGEPACLSSHSNLIRKDGDPAPNEKIFLDYLKYHLEGRILLPGNCVQVNHYGKPRKFVVTDVDGANGCMNGEELMGWTDQISMSTPVKSPEYDESEISISTQLSSFHLDSEQDYDPLPSSPSSPLPRLAFAYKIGSRTNVILGSNDSNRQGPTINPIGYNDIGGLEGPIQQIRETVELPLKAPKLFSSLGVSPPRGVLLHGPTGTGKSLLARAVAFESKAYVVAIEGPEVMSRYFGETEARLRELFQEASSNSPAIVLIDELDALCPSRDAVLSDFEKRVVATLCTLMDGVSSDKPEMSRVVIVAATSRLDAVDPALRRPGRFDREIEIGIPTAVDRLQIMKTLLRTVPHCLSDCNLEEIADLAHGHVGADLAAVCKEAALAALKRALKDVDFSEIDASYELPDGSATITFEDIKSGLRQVRPSAMREVVVDVPKVYWTDVGGQDHVKQKLKEAIEWPLRHPEAFSRLGIEPPRGLLMYGPPGCSKTLIAKALATESGLNFISVKGPELLSQWVGESEKAVRQVFKKARAAAPSVVFFDEIDALAIHRGSDGSSVGDRVLSQILTEMDGVEPLKDVIILAATNRPDMIDKVISEVLCMDHFSLDRSLSRLFCVPVGLTRSSTCLCRTEQRDEPFLKYNFVKFRREATSRLMTCRKKQKITREQRCVTLHLSSYCKSLYQIAAICREAALCAMREDIGTSVVMAKHFDAALTHVLPQTSMETIRQFEHFAKHREQHLINK, translated from the exons ATGCCGCCCAAGTCgaaaaaagcgtcgaaacgacgcacTTTAGAGtggatttcgtcgccgaccCGCGCAAATTGCCTAGTTCCAGGATATgcaaacgtcgacggagcGGCAGAGGAAGGAAACAGCGAATCAACAATACATTCCGGGATACTAGACGCAATAGTGGGCAAACTTCACGAAA CCCTCCTATCCGACAATACCCCAAAGAGAGCCGACTTCATCTACATCAACCCGTCGACGCAACAGAAGTGCCACTTTGGCATAGGAGACCCCGTACTTCTTTATAGGCGTTCACTAGAAAGATCG ACGCTCTGCGTTGCGTTTCCTTGGCCTGTAGCTAAAGTTCCTTTAGACAGTATGTCGTTCTTTGAATCAGTGGATTACTCTGACCAGGTCTTCCGTTCGGGGGTAGATGTTAGTATTGGGGTGGTTACTCGAGAAAATTGCCAAGTCGATCCTGGAGATTCAGTCTGCATAGCCAAGCTTTCGTGTCCCGTGCCGATAGCCGATAGTCTCAGGCTGACACTGATGTACATAATAATTAAGCTTGGCGAGCCTGCCTGTCTGTCTTCTCATTCTAATCTTATTAGAAAGGACGGCGATCCCGCGCCTAATGAAAAGATCTTCTTGGACTATCTGAAGTATCATTTGG AGGGTCGAATCTTGTTGCCTGGCAACTGCGTACAGGTAAATCACTATGGCAAACCTAGGAAATTTGTGGTTACCGACGTGGACGGGGCAAACGGTTGTATGAACGGAGAGGAGCTGATGGGTTGGACTGATCAGATCTCAATGTCGACTCCCGTTAAGTCGCCTGAATATGATGAATCCgaaatttcgatttcgactCAACTCTCTTCGTTTCACCTAGACTCAGAGCAAGACt ACgatcctcttccttcttctccttcttctcctcttcctcggcTTGCTTTTGCATATAAAATCGGCAGCAGAACGAACGTGATTCTCGGTAGCAACGATTCCAACCGACAAGGTCCAACGATCAATCCCATCGGATACAACGACATTGGCGGCTTGGAGGGTCCCATTCAACAGATCAGAGAAACGGTGGAACTTCCGCTAAAGGCACCCAAACTATTCTCCTCTTTAG GTGTTTCTCCTCCGCGCGGAGTTCTTCTGCACGGGCCTACGGGCACGGGAAAGAGTCTCTTAGCTAGGGCCGTTGCATTTGAATCTAAAGCCTACGTAGTCGCTATCGAAGGGCCTGAAGTAATGAGTCG ATACTTTGGTGAAACGGAAGCGAGACTAAGAGAACTATTCCAGGAAGCATCGTCCAA CTCTCCAGCCATCGTCTTGATTGACGAGCTCGACGCACTCTGTCCCAGTCGCGACGCGGTGTTGAGTGATTTCGAAAAAAGAGTCGTTGCCACGTTGTGCACGCTCATGGACGGCGTATCATCG GATAAACCCGAAATGAGTCGCGTTGTAATCGTTGCCGCCACGAGCCGACTCGATGCCGTCGATCCGGCTCTGCGTCGACCGGGACGCTTCGACAGAGAAATAGAAATAGGAATACCTACCGCGGTCGATCGACTTCAG ATCATGAAGACGCTCTTGAGGACCGTTCCTCATTGCCTATCCGATTGCAATCTCGAAGAAATTGCTGATTTAGCACACGGACACGTCGGCGCAGATTTGGCTGCTGTGTGCAAAGAAG CTGCTCTTGCTGCACTGAAACGCGCACTGAAGGACGTTGACTTTAGTGAG ATTGATGCCAGCTATGAACTTCCAGACGGTTCCGCTACGATCACGTTCGAAGACATCAAAAGTGGCCTCAGACAGGTTCGGCCCAGTGCGATGAGGGAAGTGGTAGTAGACGTACCAAAG GTGTATTGGACAGACGTCGGAGGCCAGGACCACGTGAAACAGAAACTGAAGGAAGCAATAGAGTGGCCACTTAGGCATCCAGAA GCTTTTTCTCGACTAGGCATAGAACCGCCGAGAGGACTTCTGATGTACGGGCCGCCCGGCTGTAGCAAAACTCTCATAGCCAAAGCTCTGGCTACAGAGAGTGGTCTCAATTTCATATCAGTCAAG GGACCGGAATTGCTGAGCCAATGGGTTGGCGAGTCTGAAAAAGCAGTGAGACAA GTATTCAAAAAGGCAAGAGCGGCTGCTCCTTCTGTCGtattttttgacgaaatcgacgcgctgGCTATTCACAGAGGAAG TGACGGTAGCAGCGTGGGCGATCGCGTCCTTTCTCAAATTCTTACCGAAATGGATGGAGTTGAGCCTCTGAAAGACGTCATCATCTTGGCGGCTACGAATCGGCCCGACATGATTGACAAAGTGATATCCGAAGTGTTGTGTATGGACCATTTTTCTCTGGATCGCTCTCTTTCTAGGCTCTTCTGCGTCCCGGTAGGCTTGACCAGATCGTCTACGTGCCTTTGCCGGACAGAGCAACGAGACGAGCCATTTTTGAAATACAATTTCGTAAAATTCCGTCGGGAAGCGACGTCCAGATTGATGACCTGTCGgaaaaaacagaaaattaCTCGGGAGCAGAGGTGCGTTACTTTGCATCTTTCATCCTATTGCAAATCTCTTTATCAGATTGCTGCCATTTGCCGCGAGGCGGCTTTGTGCGCCATGAGAGAAGACATAGGCACTTCCGTGGTCATGGCCAAGCACTTTGACGCCGCTTTAACTCACGTTTTACCTCAGACTTCAATGGAAACGATTCGTCAATTCGAACATTTTGCCAAACATCGGGAACAAcacctaataaataaatga